From Plasmodium brasilianum strain Bolivian I chromosome 3, whole genome shotgun sequence, the proteins below share one genomic window:
- a CDS encoding 6-cysteine protein P52 — protein sequence MKPKKVFLYYIVLGIFKCLTYGNVIKKVISIGNVNMCSVNINADELEECILNNEFGKLLLFSCNFNMDISIKGRVLPENCAAKSYVNQSNPNEYSPETDTYEIFQNVFESNNSTLTEYFSFYSTPYSNKDLDISCICYGEYKSHIKQIMKISYKKTGKKIKGCDFGDNMLSRRDLTNNVALNENYSCVIHAYPMDVVGINCYKKESNNNYNDNLELIPNNCFHNVYYGSDIILSSNNLIPNSRVIPDPATDVNLSKAHSYVSYIVFPDVITENIKISCVCKRDRYVGTMYIYTNKGNGLLFDNEDDIEQIEERRDYMPVDEEMANIEPMGQRYQEDDSQDPYDNKNSIYYNNKWNIYKSLRNPENEKNYENEANKLNRSDSKYNADYYNRSKVQSKQHDDSNSSNNSNSINNNQAEKSYNDNIYDKYNVGDSLNGDPRRRKKRTFWQNLFGLSSSQFESFSSLVVILFLLIHT from the coding sequence ATGAAACCCAAAAAAGTTTTCTTGTACTACATTGTTTTAGGCATTTTCAAGTGCTTAACATATGGCAATGTGATAAAAAAAGTGATAAGCATAGGAAATGTGAATATGTGCTCTGTGAATATAAATGCAGATGAACTTGAGGaatgtattttaaataatgaatttggcaagttattattatttagttgtaattttaatatgGACATTAGTATTAAAGGACGAGTACTTCCGGAAAACTGTGCTGCTAAGTCATATGTGAATCAGAGCAACCCTAATGAATATTCTCCAGAAACTGATACGTATGagatttttcaaaatgtgtTTGAGTCAAATAATTCAACATTAACTGAatacttttcattttatagtACACCTTATTCCAACAAAGATCTTGATATTAGCTGCATATGTTATGGAGAATATAAAAGTcatattaaacaaataatgaaaataagttataaaaaaacaggaaagaaaataaaaggtTGTGATTTTGGAGATAATATGTTATCTAGAAGAGATTTAACTAATAACGTAGCACTCaatgaaaattattcttGTGTTATACATGCTTACCCAATGGATGTTGTAGGGAtaaattgttataaaaaagaaagcaacaataattataatgataatttagAATTAATACCAAATAATTGTTTTCATAATGTTTATTATGGGAGtgatattatattatcatcCAATAATTTAATACCAAACTCTAGAGTTATTCCAGATCCAGCCACTGATGTAAATTTATCAAAAGCTCATTCATATGTATCTTATATCGTATTCCCAGATGTTATaacagaaaatataaaaattagttGTGTTTGTAAAAGAGACAGGTATGTAGGaactatgtatatatacacaaataaagGAAATGGTTTATTATTTGATAATGAAGATGATATAGAACAAATTGAGGAACGAAGAGATTACATGCCAGTGGACGAGGAGATGGCAAATATTGAACCCATGGGACAAAGATACCAAGAAGACGACTCTCAAGATccttatgataataaaaatagcatatattataataataaatggaatatttataaaagtttGAGAAATccagaaaatgaaaaaaactaTGAAAACGAAgcgaataaattaaataggagtgattcaaaatataatgcaGATTACTACAACAGAAGCAAGGTACAAAGTAAACAACATGATgatagtaatagtagtaataatagtaatagcattaataataatcaaGCGGAAAAAtcatataatgataatatttatgataaGTATAATGTAGGAGATAGTTTAAATGGAGATCCACGAcgaagaaagaaaagaactTTTTGGCAAAATCTATTTGGATTATCTTCTTCTCAGTTCGAGTCGTTCAGCTCTTTGGTAGTTATATTATTCCTACTGATTCATACATAA